The Mangifera indica cultivar Alphonso chromosome 12, CATAS_Mindica_2.1, whole genome shotgun sequence DNA window GGCTGGTTGACgaaatttcaattacaaatttatcaGCAGTAACCATTTTTTATGACTTGCAGATGAAGGGTTGGTTTGAATGGAACCAACAATTAACATTgaattaaatgacattttaaatttaatttccaaCAGCTGATATCAGGTGACATGTATAAAGGGAGGACCAGCCTCTGAATGTGGCCATTCAGCTCTTCCCAGAAAGAAACTCCCGCATAATATGCTGAACCACTTGAAACCCTTCACATCAGAAAGGAAAAGGGAAAGGGAAACTGCAGAGGTATGCTACATTGTTACTCTAGCCATAGTTTTGATTACAATAAACTATGTACATacacttttgaatacacaaataggtatacagatgatatgtccTCATATAATTGATAAGTTCTTACACATTTCACATTATAGGAAGTGGATTGCATGGAAGGTAGATTTTAACTTCTTTCTCCCATCAACTTCAAGCTGTAGATTTTATGGTTTACCCGACTCTCCAGGCATGATGTAATGATCAAGCTTCAGAAACTCAGGTCATTCAGCAGAAAAATGGTCACCAACAGGTAAAACTCGATCAATGTCTATCTAACAAAAAGTTCAGAAGGGAAATGAAACTATATTGGTAACACTTTTTTCTAGTCAACATTTTAACAGACTACAATTAAATGATTAGTAAACAATTGttctttttaaccaaacaaatCATACAGAAATGTGGCAGCCAACACTAAGAATCTGCCATGATAAAGCAATCAAGCTAAACTGTAGAATAGTGCCCAGATGCATAACTGCACTTGGCTGGCAGATATTGCATTGCAGGACTGAGATATCtcaaaattgatatattgaCTACATCAAGAGCAAGCTTGTAATTTGCTCAAAAGTTGGCACGAGAATAAGAGCTTCGATTGCCTTCAGAAGGTCCTCTAAATCTCCATaccaaagatgaaaaaaaactCTGCAAGGACAGGAGAACAGCTCACAtaattataacattaataaGTGCCACAATCAAGTTTTATAGATAtagaaattgaatataaaacatgtaaaatCACAACAATTGATCTGGTAGTTGCATTGGTTTTGTTCCTCCCGACCACTAAAATATCCATATTACCCTATGATATTGCTCCCATGTAACAGTAGTTTTGTTAAAGGCTAAGATTACATGCATAGCAcaatatttgaatttcaatttcaagttTTGCCTTCCCATAACACCAGCTCaagttatataaattacaagaaaaggaaagagaacCTGTGTTCTGTGTGGTAAGCTGACCCAAGTATCCAAGTTTGGAATTGCCTGAAGTAGTTAGAGGAGAAGAGCAAAATTAGAATAACACATATACTGCACATATAGATGCCAAGGGTCTGATCTGTCtcacatattatataaaacatgtaTGCTGTACATGTACTACTATCAATATCTGTAGGCAAGAGAATTAATTTCCTGCTCATACAAGAATGATGCATTCACTCCACAAGGCACAAAAAGAAAATCAGAAGAAATTTATATCAAATGTGAGGAAAGCAATATTAAGggaaaaatttacaataaaataaacacaACCGGCAATCAGGAATAACATATAAATCTGACTACCATCATACAATATTATGCTTTTGGCCAATAGTTGACATAGAAACAATGACACCCATGTGTGGATTCTTATTATCTGTTATTTTCACAATAATAGAGCAATCATTAGTATGCcagaaatcaataaataaactatCTACTTAAGCCATGACatcaaaagagatgaaaaaatatagACATACACAAATTTACACATAATGCTATAAGCAAACTTTTTAGAGAACAGATTATGCATTACTAAAATGCACTACAGGAAATCGTGcacagaattttaaaaaaagaagcatcaattttttttggtaagacTGAAGAGATGGCCCAAAAAGATAGATAGGGGCATATAGACCTTACCCATAACCTTTATATTTGTGTGTGATACAAGCCCAATAGCAGTGCATGCATCATAACCTGAATATATCACAAAGATTCTGTTAGAATCCTAAGAATGTTTATCTCTAACTCTAGAATACTGTCTGTCATGTTCCAACAGTAAAAGGACCCAATAAATCTAAAAGGAGAGCATCCAGGTAGACAATATATTGAGTCATGTTATGTTTTTGTGATTTACAACTCTTCACATCACTTTCCCATTCTTCATTGATTCTACCACtaagaaatttaattgaaatcccaaaattaaaatataattcttttaccACCGATGTTGTTCGCCACAAGTGCACTACATTCTGATCCACAGCATGATGGGCCCCTGCAGTTCTACAAAATCAAGAGAGAGTCAAAACAAGACATGAAATGAGTGAATCAATAATGAATAACACACTCATTATAGCCTACTTAAATTCATCAATATTAAGATTATAGTTCTAATAAGATTCCAAAAGGAATTACCAAGCAGTCAACACATCTAGGTGGGTCATGATTAAATAACATCTCGTCGCAAAGCTGCtccaaaaaacaaagaaaacaaaatcatcatgAATCAACCATAAGTAAAACCATATCAAGTGAATAATTGTCTATAAAAGGCCATCATCTAGCTGGACCAACCATGGCATTTGAACTCTAATCTAAAAGCCATTGAGCCTAAATTCCACAAGGTTCTAGTACAATCCATTGCAGCACTGAACCATCAAAATTCACAACTTAATTAAGTTAACATGAACAAGTCCATTATCTTTCACAAGAGCCACTCAGGTATTTTCCCATAAGCACATAGGAATCAAACAAGGAAGAGCAGTTTGACAGCCCAAAATATATGGAAGAAAGCTTGTAATAAAAATCACTAatacaacaaagaaataaaatgtgACCTGATGGAGCCAACCTGAAACCAGAGCACAGTCTCATTCATGGCCACCTTATAGAACCTGCAGCAATTACATAAATGCATTTCAATTAAATCACATCTGCCTCACTAAAAATACTCTAAAACAAAACCCAATACTATTCAATTATCCATTTGTTGATTGAGTATAAATTCCGTAAACCCACCTCAGGTTGGAGACTGACCATTGGACTAACCTTCAAACTTAAAAAGCACagaatcattttattttaattatttttcaactcTACAATCCTACAAAGTCACTAGAGATCCAACAAGCTGAACCAGCGAGCATtgaccaaaaaagaaaaaatcaactAATTAATTGCAATAGTTTTTATGCCAATAACTCTTGCAAATCAcatcaaaagaatttttaattacaaaattattttaatcattaagaAAGGGAACCTATCTACAAATGATTCCCGTTCTACTAACAAagtaaaaagataacaaaaacaaCGAGTTACGTTGAGTCCAATTTCATTTAGCTGGAAATCACATTTCGTGCAAAATAAAAACTGCCCAgatcaaaaaacaaaattacaacaCTATATAGAGAGAAAATACGCACCCCGTCTTCACTCAGGACACCATGAGGGAACATAGCGAGAGGAGTGGCCAAGCTGTAGTTAATGCGCTTGTCATGGTCGGTGAAACTGAGTTCACAGACGGAGGGGACCGAGTTAACACGACGAAGAATAAGAGTTAATGGAATTATGAGAAACCATTTTAACAAATCGCCTCCCATCTTCACCACTGAAACCAACGAGCTAAGATTCTTTTTCGGAGGTATTTGTTTAACCTTTTTTCCtgacatattattttatgacTATCTCATTGTTGCAGAAAGACAAGGACTCGGGAAGAAGACCGAGATGGGAATGGCACTGACGAAGAAAACAATTAACGACATGACTTGTTTaagttttagttgttttttcacTGCTTAAACTGTAGAAAACTCACAGTTGCAAGAGACTTTTGGCACGCCTAAAATTACCCCTTTGAGTGCTCGTAGAATTCAAAGAAACGATATGGCTCAAATTGCTCcttttgaatttgagattaagAGGGATCTTATCTGAACCAGATCGACACTCTAGGAGAACATCacttttgaaaaactaaatcaGTTACATTGAAAAACTGAACCAAATATcatttttgaataattgaatCAATTACACTGATTAAAATAAAACCCAATCTGTTAAActaaataagtcaaaaatttaattttcaaagacttaaactcatatttttttatatatacagtcCCTCTGCAggaataatttatatttattatttgtatatagaaATTTGAGGCCATAGTAATGAAATTGTCGTTCATCAATGTTAATTAATGATGGTTTGGTATCTGAGGCCAGAGAAAAATGCCACTTATATTAACTGCTTCGTCTTAATTCTGGATGGCATACAAGATGCAATAGATAGAGAGACCAATCAATTCTGCTAGTCCCTGCTAAACCTTCTGTTACAATTCTTCATATATCTTCATAGAGAAAGTCTTCCCTAGATAAACACAAGTACATCTACAATTTTTCAGAAGATGAACTGGATAATTTACCACTCCCCAGTTGCTTGGAAAGTTCAAAAATTGAACATTTCTGCGTCTTCGTGCTCATAGTGTAACACTCATTGCACACATCATTATGCAAAATGAAGTCACATCGGGTTCCTTGATTAGATGATGGTAGGGTTAGATAGATAAAAGTTCCAAGCAAGAGAGTGCAGtgaaaacaaagaataaaaacagGTTCAATTTTGAACTAATAACCACACACATGCAACCATAGGGTTTAACACATTATAAATCTGTACatccaacaaaataaatacaatcacTACTAATGCAAAGATAATAgcacataataaaaaaaaaacggGTGGGGGAATAAATCCTCACAATGGTCCTTTGACAAACTTGATATAATGATACTTGATGAACACTTCTTCCACTACCATTTCATGAACTACTGTCTCCTAAAGTTCGATGAACAAAATCCTAGCCGCAAATCTATGTAGTTATTCTCCTCATACCCAATCTTACAATAGAACATCCAACAATTGATGAATCAGAGAAAAGCATCAAAGACAACagaaataaaaatgatcaaaacCTTTCTGCCAGTCTAGCACTAACTGCTCTAAGTTTTGAGTACACTTTTCCTGCAGGTGACCCTAAAATGAGGCTGCAAAGTGAATCCCTTGCAATTTTAATGCTAGCAAAAGATCCAAGTATATGAATTTTTGTGTCTGCAATCACAATCCTGGTCTTTGTGGCATTTTCAATGGTAAACTTTGTTTTGCCACCTTTACCAGACAACCTTCCGATAGCACGAGACAAATGCTCACCACGAAGTGTTTTGACATCCTTAATCTCAAAAGATTCCACATACAGTTCATCAATACGCAAAAGGGCAATAGCATCTATAACATCAAAACCTAGCATGAATGCGTGCACAAAATCCGCACACCTCTGTAGGTTACTTATGTCTGGTGTGTCTGGTCTAGTCTTCAATTCAACTCTACGAGCCTTGAGATTCATGCGTATGTCAATCTTCATCTGCTCATAAACTGGAGTGTAGATGTCCATCCATGCTTTCTTGAGAGGTGAATACCGATGAGGTGGGACAGAAACCTTCCGGAACTGCACTCGACCATCAGACATCTCATGCGCCTTCAAAGGCTCAAACTGTGGCTTTGGTGGCAAAGAACCAGACTCTTTTTGGGTTTGAGATGAAACTGTTTCAACTTCCATGGTAGCTAGGATTTATCTGGAACGTACAGCACAAAAGCAGATTTTCCctttaaaattctaatagatacagcaaaaataaaaaatttgtactGTTAGCTATGTTGTGGCTCCATTCATGTTCAAAACTCCAATTGAAAATCCactattaacattaaaataagaagaaaagtaaTGACCAACAAAAATAACCAAACAAGAGTAACACATAAACCAGCTTTAAACGAACCCAGCGAACAATCAAAGAATAGCCGCTTACTTCCCAACATCTGCCACGCTAACTCTTAACATTACTCAAAAGCTCTGATTATACCCCAAaggattttattattgtttttttaggtaaatattttatatagtaCCATATAGTTACATGAAACCAAACTTTGTTTATCATAACTACACTTACAATTAGCAGCACAGTGTTAACACAGAGCCGGTATCCTAGTATGTTCCttcacataaaaaatttataactctTGCAATACATAACAATAAATATGTCGAAAATTGCTTCCTATCACCAAAACTAGCAAAATAGAAACACATACGGGCTTCAAAATtgtattcattaaaaaaaaaaaaatcttatcccGTGATGCAATGTGTCAAAGGAAATAAAAACCATCCATCAAATCAATGAATTACTAAAGCAAAAACGAAGTCAGACCAAATTTACGccctcaaattcaattttttaagctAAAGCAACATTCCTCCATCATGCAGAGAAACAAATAGGGAGATCGGCTCCAACTGAAGCATAAAAGCAAGATAGAAAACTGCGATACAACGGTtaatagattttttcatattaaaaaagatGAGAGGATGTTGACGAAGACTAGAGGATTTAGTTTACCTGATACGAGCTTTCTTCTCCGATTGATGTCGGCTACCAACGGCGCAGGGTAAGGCTCGAGAGAAGAAAAGCTGAAAGGGGCTAGAAGCAGAGGGCTTCCAACTATATGTAGGTGATACTGCTCTCTACTTTGGCACGACAACGTTTTATGATTAACCTAGCCCTCTGGACCCGGATTTGATAATAACTATTGGAGGGTAATGGTGAAATCAGTTTATCACTTGCTATTTGTTCACTGTATAATTAGTTGAGCAATAAAATTAAGActatccattttaattatatatttgatatttattattatataatttaataatttttaattaaaaaaattaattacataacAACTCTTTGATAGGCCATTTACGCTGCTTTATCCGCATTATCAATGTCTTTCGTCATAAGAATactataattacaaatattttactattttaatgatatttatttatgatatataataaatatgtaaataaaaatagtggatatatatatattttttttatataatttatatatatatagataatatactatcgtatgattagatgattttaaattaaaaataaaataatatttaatcatatgataatatataatctatatacttaaattatatactaaaaatatatatgtataacattTCTATTAGTCTAATATCTACATCATTAAAAGTGCTAGTGAAAATATCCTAAActccataaaataaaattatatgtataattttatacacaaataaaaatatattattatataattagatgttattttatctttaatttttaatgattcaattatatgataatatactaTTTATGTTGTGTATACTAAACATTTGGAAAATACATAAAACTGGTGAAAACCTTACAATTCTGCAAATTTTTTTACACAATCAAAAGCCATTAACttaagaagagaaaaacaagtaagtatcaatcttattttctaGATTAATTATCAGAATtcgatttttattttaaagattttgaatatgaatttatgagttaaaaaaattgacacTTTAAGTGATTTGAggtttttgttgaaaaattacagacgaagataaattatatttaattaaattgctGGACTATATACTTGGATGTTTTAATTAATGAGTTatactatatgtatctattttgagtacacaaatgtatatacactcatatgtgtcatcatatgattgattattattttattcttaattcaaaatcatccaatcacgtgatgacacatataaatgtgtacatatttatatacccaaaatgaatacacatagttttattgttaattaattaatgtctcttgttttttacaatttcttggAATTTCCTAGTGAATATTTACGCACTTTATCGAATAAAACGGCATAGATATATGTCGCTTTGGTTCGTGATAATAGGTATCGGTGCCTCAACGAAATTACGAAGCCGCTCTTCTCTGAGAGTCTGGGACTGCTGCGACTGCTATGGACTCTAACCACAACAAAGCGTTAACGGACACTCGTTTTTCAGATCTTAAGCCTCCGCTTTCCGAGCCCGTTCTCGAAGCCTTGACACAATCAGGCTTCGAGTTCTGTACGCCAGTTCAAGCCGCCACCATCCCTTTGCTATGCAGCTATAAAGACGTTGCTGTCGACGCTGCAACCGGCTCCGGGAAAACTCTAGCTTTTCTAGTCCCTGTCGTTGAGATCCTCCGCCGCGCTACCTCTCCTCCAAAACCTCACCAGGTCCCTCTCTTGCTTGAAATACTTAGAAAAGTTACAAATTTTAAGAAGAGCTCTAAGAGCTGATTACGCTTTAACTTCTGTTACCTGGAgagtttagttttataaattgtattcttattaatttaattgccGCTCTTTTAGCTGTGGTTGTTTGTTATGATACAGGTGATGGGAATGGTTATATCGCCAACAAGGGAGTTATCATCGCAAATTTATCACGTTGCTCGGCCTCTCATTTCTACGTTATCGAATGTTAAGGCTATGCTTCTTGTGGGGGGTGTTGAGGTGAAATCAGATATGAAGAAGATAGAGGAGGAAGGAGCAAATTTATTGATTGGTACGCCTGGGCGGTTATATGACATAATGGAACGTATGGATGTTTTAGATTTCAGGAACCTTGAGGTAGTTTTCTCAAGAATTTGATCTCTTCATGCTATATACCAAGATGTAGcgagtttaatttttatatgacaTAATGGAACGTATGGATGTTTTAGATTTCAGGAACCTTGAGGTAGTTTTCTCAAGAATTTGATCTCTTCATGCTAAATACCAAGATGTAGCGAGTTTAATTTTTCCTATAAGCAATTGAGAATTTGCCTTATGCAGAAGTAGCCTTGATGTTTTTGTTAAACACGAAGATGACTAGATGAGTTACAGATTTTTGGTCAATGCAGATTTTGATTCTTGATGAAGCTGACAGACTTTTGGATATGGGATTCCAGAAACAGATAAGTTACATAATATCTCGTTTACCAAAGCTTCGTAGAACTGGTCTTTTTTCAGCTACTCAAACCGAGGCTGTTGAAGAGCTGTCCAAAGCAGGGCTGAGGAATCCTGTGAGGGTTGAAGTTCGAGCAGAAGCAGAATCACAGCCTGGTTCAGCATCATCTCAAACACCAGCCTCTTCAAAAACACCTTCAGGCCTTCAGCTTGAGGTATGGTGCATGTGGATTTGTTTGTGGACATTTATGTTGAATTTGGCTACTCAGAATtggaatcaaattcaaatttaaaccgAGTCATAGAATTGCAGTgagaatatatatgtattctgtTGAATTCCACAATATGTATTTAACTTTGAGTTCACTTAGAATTATGAAATTCCTGCCTCTCAAAGCCATAAAGATTGCATGCTATAGTGAATGCTCATTTTCTTGGCCAATTTCAAGACTTATTCAGTCTTTGTAATTTGCTTTAAAATTGATTTCTCCTTTGATTCTGCAGTATTTGGAATGTGAAGAAGATAAGAAACCATCACAACTTGTTGATCTCCTCATTAAgaacaattctaaaaaaattataatgtaagtTCTAAAGGGACATTTTTCAAAGAATGGCTAGTGCAATCTCTTTGAAGCTAAGGACCAACGAGCTAtcataatttgttaaaattgtttCCTTATTTCTTCAGATATTTTATGACTTGTGCTTGTGTTGACTACTGGGGAGTTGTTCTACCACGTTTGGCTGTTTTGAAGGGTCTCTCTTTGATCCCCCTTCATGGAAAGATGAAGCAGGTAATATTCTGGATTCTGGAATAGTTTGTTAGCCTCTAAGATTACTATTCTGTAGTGTCCATTCTGTATTctgacattttattttttattttttattttttttttgcactgCTAGACTGCTAGGGAGAAAGCATTAGCTTCATTCATATCGCTTTCAAGTGGCATTCTTCTATGTACTGATGTTGCAGCACGTGGACTTGACATTCCTGGTGTTGATTGTATAATTCAGGTAGCTCTGCAAAACACACAAAAGTACACTTTTGTGATTCATGTATTTTATGAatgttgatttatttattcattactTATTGTAGTATGATCCACCTCAAGATCCAAATGTTTTCGTTCATCGAGTTGGTCGAACTGCTAGGTTGGGTAAACAAGGAAgttcaattgtttttttatccCCAAAGGTGTCATTCATGTATCTCTTTGTTGATGTATTTGGTATACTTGGTTTCCTTTAGAGAGAATTAGGAGGTGAATAATCATCTGTCCTTGTGCAGGAGGAAGCTTATGTAGAATTCCTACGCATAAGAAGGGTTCCTCTTCAAGAGAAAAAGTGCACTGACAATGTTTCTGATGTAGTTCCTCAGGTAAGCACAATTCCTACCTTAGAGACTCTTTACATGTTATGCTCATGTTTTGTATTTGTTCTGGATATGATTTGTTGTTTGCAAAAAGAAAAGGATTAATGGTGGAAACACATGGCTTATCTGTCTTGAAATAGTATCTTCATTGttattcacttttatttatGGCAGTTGATCTGCATTACTTGTTTCAGATACGGTCTGCTGCAAAAAAAGATCGTGATGTGATGGAAAAAGGACTCAGAGCATTTGTTTCTTATATTCGTGCATATAAAGAGCATCATTGCTCCTACATTTTCAGGTTACTTctgcttttcttttattctatagctgttttcttttttctgttttttattataacattttttcttctcttgtatCTTACAGGTGGAAAGAACTTGAGATTGGTAAGTTGGCTATGGGATATGGCTTACTGCAGCTTCCTTCAATGTCAGAGGTAAAGAACCATTCACTTTCCACTGAGGGTTTCACTCCGGTTGAGGATATTAATTTGGAGGACATCAAGTATATGTAAGAACTGACAATCCCTtatcaatttgatatttttcttcatcattATGAGCATGAAGGAAAGTATGATTTTCAACAAATCTTATAGCCATTTGTCTCTTGAATATGTGTTTTTCAACTTGTGCTGTGATAATACCAAGCCTTCTATGATAgctaaaaataatcattttccaACTAGGGATAAATCTCGTGAGAAACAAAGGAAGAAGAATCTGCAAGCAAGGAAAGAAGCACAACAACAAGATCCGAAATCTCAGAAACCCCACAAAACACCAAAAGCTGAATCTAGTGTTATGAGGAAGAAAACAGCCAAACAGAGACGTGCGTCCCAGGCAATTGAAGACGATGATGAGCTGGCACGGGATTACCGTCTACTAAAAAAGCTGAAAAGGGGAAATATAGATGAAAGTGAATTTGCGAAATTAACTGGAACTGAAGAGTTACTTTAAGTGCATTTCTAAACGAAGCAGGTTGTGGTTAGATGTTGTCCAGGTTTTGCTGGTACTCAAAATGAGAGATGTCTTTAAACCCATCAATAGTCAGGTTCCTGCACTTACACAGATGAATACCATCAACATTAAACTGCTGACAACGAACTTCATTAGAGACGGAGCTACACTTACTGTTTCTTACCTTGTGAGGCTCAAGtgagtaaaaaaattttggcgCTGAGagatcttttctttttcccgGTAATTTCATGCATGGTGTTGTTAGGTCAGAGTGTCAGACATAAGAGATATGCGGCAAAAGTTGAGATTTTGACACAAGAAGGTGCCTCAGCATTTAGTCATTGGCACTGAatgcaaaaatatttatacactCTTTCAATTGGTATATTAAATTGTTGATTGTAATATTAGCCCTGGTTAAACTGGGCATTGTTATTGAAGTTGATAAAGAACAGAGATCTGGATGCAACTTCAAGGACTTGCAAAATTTACCAAGTGAAGATTTTAGGATCCAATTTAGTtccatttcattttaaaaaattaaacaaaatcgAAATACAAATATTgactaaaattttaagttttaaaatatgcaCATGCactattttatccctaattCTATGTTAAGATTGTAGAAAAAtattacgttttttttttttttttttgaatggaTTAAACTCCTggaatgaataataaaatagagTATAAAGGTTcctaattgaaatttaaagaataaaatttccTTATTCATAATTATCGAAtcctatctttttttttttaaacaatttcttcaattaaattaccctttaatatgtttttaagtccatatatatatatatctaatctTATCCTACTcaaatattaatcaatattttctttgttttttaaccttaaaaaaaaccatatattatacatatatctaATCTTATCCTACTcaaatattaatcaatattttctttgttttttaaccttaaaaaaaaccatatattatacatatatctaATCTTATCCTACTcaaatattaatcaatattttctttttttttttaaccttcaaAAAAAACCATATATTACAAAAATGTTAATCACTGACCGACCAAgaaattatgaagaaaaaagaaacattcttttttttaaaaaatttatttgagtcaCAATTTCCTCGTATCGCGACTACTAAGGCACTAAGTCAACAACTCTACCGCCCGCACCAGGGCCATGTCTTGTAACTCACCACGAGCACGCCACGCGCCCATCTGAACCTCTCAACCTCCACCGTCCACGTGTCTCCATCGTTGGAGCCCCCCACTTTAGCCGCCTCCTTTTATCTTCCTTCCCATCATAACCGCACAGGCACAGTACCCTTTCCTTCAATCTGTAATCATTTTTTCCACTTTCTAATCGTTTCCTCttcaaaaacaaccaaaatctGAGAAAATGCAAGCCCTGCACAACAACAATATGTTACTCAAAGTAGCTCCGGCTTTCTCCCTCTTGAATCCACACAAAGAACTTCTGAATCCtctgttttcctctgtttcttTTTCGAACTTCCATTTGAACTCCAGCCTTCGAGCCAAAAATGGAACTGGCCTTATCGTTTGTGCATCTAATAGCGCTATTAACAGTCCCTTAACCGGTGTCATTTTTGAGCCGTTTGAAGAGGTGAAGAAGGAGCTCGATTTGGTGCCGAGTGTACCTCAAGTTTCTCTCGCTAGACAGAAGTACAACGAGCTCTGCGAGGCTGCAATTAATGAACAGATCAAGTTTTTTTCTaactttctctttttaattcaTCTGTGTTCAAATatgttctattttttatttcaatatttttgtgtATATCCTGAATCTCTTGTGATATTATGTTACAGCGTAGAGTATAATGTGTCGTATGTGTACCACGCCATGTTTGCTTATTTTGATCGCGACAACGTGGCACTTAAGGGACTGGCTAAG harbors:
- the LOC123192515 gene encoding uncharacterized protein LOC123192515 isoform X2 — its product is MSGKKVKQIPPKKNLSSLVSVVKMGGDLLKWFLIIPLTLILRRVNSVPSVCELSFTDHDKRINYSLATPLAMFPHGVLSEDGFYKVAMNETVLWFQLCDEMLFNHDPPRCVDCLNCRGPSCCGSECSALVANNIGGYDACTAIGLVSHTNIKVMDNKNPHMGVIVSMSTIGQKHNIV
- the LOC123192919 gene encoding RNA-binding protein pno1-like; amino-acid sequence: MEVETVSSQTQKESGSLPPKPQFEPLKAHEMSDGRVQFRKVSVPPHRYSPLKKAWMDIYTPVYEQMKIDIRMNLKARRVELKTRPDTPDISNLQRCADFVHAFMLGFDVIDAIALLRIDELYVESFEIKDVKTLRGEHLSRAIGRLSGKGGKTKFTIENATKTRIVIADTKIHILGSFASIKIARDSLCSLILGSPAGKVYSKLRAVSARLAERF
- the LOC123192515 gene encoding uncharacterized protein LOC123192515 isoform X1, yielding MSGKKVKQIPPKKNLSSLVSVVKMGGDLLKWFLIIPLTLILRRVNSVPSVCELSFTDHDKRINYSLATPLAMFPHGVLSEDGFYKVAMNETVLWFQVGSISFATRCYLIMTHLDVLTAWGPSCCGSECSALVANNIGGYDACTAIGLVSHTNIKVMDNKNPHMGVIVSMSTIGQKHNIV